A segment of the Bacillota bacterium genome:
TAACCGGTAAATTTATGCCCGGTTTTGAAGGACAACCGGTCGCTCATATGGCCAGTCTGTGGAATTTTCTAGGTATGACCGTGGTCGGATGGGCGGCAGTTCTGGCTGGTGGTTGTCCCTTTCGGCAGTTGATCCTATCCGGAGAAGGCCAGAGCGATGCTCTGATCACCGTATTCGGAATGTTTGCCGGTGCAGCTTTCATGCATAATTTCGGTTTAGCTGGAAGCCCTGCAGGTGTACCCCCGGCAGGACAGTGGATCGTATTTATCTCGCTGGCTGTTTTATTTTTTATCAGTTTTGGAAATATAAAGTTCAAGGTCAGCTGATAGTTTGTTTTCATGATCAGGATTAATCTTATCTTACGGGGGAGGATTGAAAATGTCAGATATGGTTGACTGCCGGGGACTTTCATGTCCCGAACCAGTTATGATGACCAGGAGCGCTCTTCAGCAATCTTCAGGAGAAGTGGTTACGGTTGTGGTTAGTAACGCAGTAGCCCGGGACAATGTAAGCAGAGCAGCAAAATCAATGGGTTGGCAGGTTACTGTTGATGCCGATGGTGACGATTTCATATTAAAAATAACCAAATAGATATAGAAAATGTAGGTAAGCCGGGAGCCATTAATCTTTTTGCATTGAATCAAAAACTCAGATTGATGCAAAAAGTTAATTTGGATAATGGCTCCCGGTGAAACTTTAAGGTATAATGCATAAAGATTGCTTTAAGAAGGAGATAAAATGGCTTCCAACTGCTATATTACATTTCCTACAACATATTTTGCTATCCGCGCCGAGAGTTTACTTAAAAATGGGACATTTCCATTTAAAATGGTCCCCGTTCCGCGGGTGATCAGTTCCAGCTGCGGGACAGCTTTACGTTGCAGCTGTGAAGCCATATCGGAAATCAGGCAATATCTGCTTCAAAACAGCCTTGAACTGGAAGGGTTCTACAGGCTTGAGGAGTTCGGTCTTCAGACACCGACTATCGAAAAGTTAACATATAGAACCGAAAGTTGAGAAAATGATGATTAATAATCACAACCTGTACTTTGATAATGCATCAACATCATGGCCAAAACCGGAAGCAGTATACCGGGCAGCGGAAAATTACATGCGTAATGCTTTCGGCAACCCCGGACGTTCAGGGCATACCCGGACACTCGAATCAGACCGGTTAATCTACAATACCAGGGTGGCTATCTGCGAATTATTCAAAATTCCGGATCCCTCCAGGGTCGTCTTCGCTTTGAATGCAACTGATGCTTTAAATATTGCTATCAAGGGAATACTGGAGGCTGGAGATCACGTTTTATTCACTGCCATGGAACATAACTCGGTTTTACGACCGCTCGGTAGACTGCGAAATGAGCAGTTAATTACCACTACCATGGTTCCCTGCTCTCCCGAAGGATACCCGGATCTCAATTCCCTTGAAGCTTCATACATGAGTAATACCAGACTTTTGATCGTTAACCATGCATCCAATGTTACAGGTACAATCATCCCTCTGAAAGAAATGATTGAATCTGCGCATAAAAGAAATATACCGGTTCTCGTTGACGCAGCCCAGAGCGCAGGTACATTAAATTTAGATGTTTCAGCCGACGATATTGATTTACTGGCTTTCACCGGACATAAAAGCCTGCTCGGACCGACTGGAACAGGCGGCTTATACGTTAAAAAGGGAATCGAACTGAAACCACTGCGTGAGGGCGGTACGGGAAGCCAGTCTGAATCTGATCTTCACCCTGAAAGCATGCCGGAACGATTGGAAGCGGGAACACTGAATAGTTCTGGTCTTTCAGGATTGCTAGAAGGAATCAGGTTTATAGACGAAATCGGGATAGAGAAAATTAGAGATCATGAAGTTATGATCCGGTCATACATGGTTGAAAAATTAAAAAAACTTGATGGCCTGAACATCTATGGCCCTGAAGATTCCGGTTTATGCTCACCGGTGCTCAGTATAACCATCGACAATGCTGACTGTGGCGAGGTTGGTTTTATCCTCGAATCAAGCTACGGAATATTATGCCGCACTGGCCTTCACTGCGCACCGCTTGCCCACCAGGCGATCGGTACTTTTCCCGAGGGAACAATCAGGTTAAGCCCCGGATATTTTACCAGCAAAGAAGATGTGGATTATCTTGCCGGGGCACTTAAAGATATTATCAGCTTGTCTACTAAATCATAAGTTATTCTTAATTGGGGGTTATAAGATGAAATCGATCGACTGCAGGGGACTTAATTGTCCCGAACCTGTTATTAGAACCAAAAAAGCAATCTCAGAGGAGCCTTTGAAAGGGCTAGTCGTTCTCGTTGACAATGAAACAGCCAGGGAAAATGTCCTGCGTTATGCCCGCAACCGGGGTAAAAAAGCAGACTGGCAGGAAAAATCCGGTTATTACGAAGTCACTATCCAGTCGGATCCCAACATAGATTCCAAACCGGACAAACCCGAAGATATTTTGAAAACTGATGTAAAACCGGTTCTTTTCATCGGCACAAATGAACTGGGCAGCGGCAGTACCGAACTCGGTCAGCTTTTAATGCGAAACTTCATATATACCCTTACCCAACGTGAAGAACTGCCGCAGGCTATTGTGTTCATGAATTCCGGTGTCAGGCTCAGTATAGAATCGTCACCTGTATCAGAAGAGCTAAAAGAGCTCGAAGCTAAAGGGGTAATCATCCTGGTCTGTGGAACATGTCTGGACTATTATCAACTTAAAGAGGAGCATCGGGCCGGACAGGTCAGCAATATGTATGATATTTCCGATCTATTATTGAATGCAGGGAAAGTAATTTCAATCTGATACTAATTAAATGTTTCCATTAGAAGCTGAGAATTAAACACTCCTGATCTCAACAGGTAGATACTGACTGCAATATTCAGCACTGCAAGTATAAGCCCCAGTCCGTTCAGGAAGATACCCGACTTTGCCATCGAGCTTCTCTCCAGCCGGTAGCTGGAAATACCCATTGAAAGACCGATACAGGCCAGAATTAGCCCAACCAGGGGGATTACCCAGCCAATCAGCATCACTATTCCTATTTTTACCGAATTTCGGGCCATATCGCGATCATATCATAGTCCTGAAATACCGGCAATTGCTCTCTCCGGACGATAATGATATATTTGTAACGGCCTGTTTTATAGTCAAGCAAATATACATTTTATCAGGAGGCATATTTTGGTAACAGCACTGCTGGAAGGAAAGCTCTTAACCCGTAACAGGGCAATAATTTCCGTGGCTATTGCGGCAGCTTTCTGGAGTACAAGTGGTTTGTTCATTAAGTTGATCGATCTAAGCCCTTTAACCATAGCGGGAACACGAAGTCTGATCGCTGCTTTACTGATGATTACTCTGATCAATAAAAAACTTCGTTTCAGGTGGTCATTTCCCCAGATTGCCGGAGCGGTTGCCTATTCTGTAACGGTCATTACCTTTGTGACCGCCACCAAGCTAACCACTGCAGCAAACGCAATTCTATTACAATATACAGTACCGGTTTTTACTGCTTTATTGGGCGCCTGGCTGCTTCGTGAAGCTGTATCACGGATAGATTGGATAATTATCACTCTTGTTGTGGGTGGGATGGCTTTATTTTTCTTTGATAAACTTACTACGGGTGGTTTCTGGGGCAATGTTCTGGCTATTATCAGCGCAGGAACCTTTGCCTTTATGATTATATTCCTCCGTATGCAAAAAAAAGAATCTCCAACTGAAACTATTATTCTCGGCAATATAATTACAGCCTTGATTTGTGCTCCATTTATTTTTCAGGATCCACCAACCGGAAGTAGTTGGTTGCCTCTTTTCTATCTCGGAATCTTTCAGCTTGGCCTGCCTTTTGTGCTATATTCGACCGCCATTAAATATGTTACAGCATTAGACGCTGTTTTGGTCCAAACTATCGAACCGCTTCTGAACCCCATATGGGTTTTTTTAATTATTGGTGAAGCCCCGGGGAAATGGGCGATACTTGGAGGAATTGTCGTTATCTCAACTGTTACCATCCGAAACATTTTCTTCAGCAGAAAAGAAGTCAAAGAAACACCAATAGCCAGCTGATTTATGAAATTTCATAAACCTCATATCAGAAAACTTAAAAAAGATATCTGTTAATAAATTCTAAATTAACAACTGGCTTTATTATATTTCGAAAAACATGACAGGAAAAATTAAACTAAAAAGCAGAGCCAAATATCGTGGCTCTGCTTTTTCTGAAATCAGAATTACTAATAAAACTACTTATACATTAACTTGCTGCTGCCTGCCTTTTCTCCAATACTTTTCTTACTTGGCTGGCCGGAAGCATTGGTTCAACTTTCTCGGGAACCAGTCCATGTGGTAAGAAAAGAATGACACCCATAATGACCAGGCCCATTAGCGTATACTCCAACCAGAGGGGATCAATTCCGACCGCGAGCAGGAAACCAAACCACTGTGAACGGAAAATTACGATCATTGTCCGCAAAATGGTCAGTAAAAATACACCTAGAAGAACCCCGACATTACTTCCGATTCCACCGAGCATCATAAATGCCCAGGGCCAGAATGTAAATGTCAACCTCGTGAAGCCGATAGCGGCAACGGAACCGGTATAAATAACATAAAGACCTCCGGCTATAGCAGCCAGGGTTGAACCGATTACAAGAACTTGGGTTCTTACTTTTACAACATCCAATCCTGCAGCTGCAGCTGATACGTCATTATCACGAATCATGCGCATGTTTCGGCCAAAAGGAGACTTTATTAACCTTTGTATATAAACATATACGACGAAAGCAATTACGAAGATCACAATAACGGTTGTTGCAAAACGATCGCCGCCAAAAAGTCTGAATGGATCAGGCACGTGCACCGGAGTGCTACCACCTACTATTATTTTCCAGTTATGACCGACCCACATCAAAAAGTCCCCGAATGCTAGAAGGGAAATACCGAGGTAAGCTTCCTTCAGGCGGATAGCCGGTCGTGAAATCAACCAGCCAAGAGTTGCTCCTGAAATGCCGGCGATTACAATACATAACAGTAGAAATCCTATCGAGTAAAGCCAACTATTGGCCAAAAGTTCAGTTATCTCAGGTACAAGCCTGAAGTTAACGGTATCCGAAGCATAATTAGCACCGGATGGCATGCCCAAAAAACCGGCTACTATACGACCGGGAAGAGCGCCTACAGCAAAAGCGCCGGCAATAACTGCCGCCACACGTCCGAACTGAGAAACACCGGCATAACCAACCTCAAGGTTCAAACTCATCGTTATTATCGCGAATATAGCAAAGTCAATAAAGATTGTCCAGATAATGGAAATACCGCGGCTTTGAAGTAAAACCGCAAGAAGCACCACAATTATCGTAACTACAATAATGATATTAAGGTAAGCTGTATTTTTAAATAGTTTTTGGAAATAATTTTCGTTGGTCATGCTCTATCACCTCTCTTCCCAACTAAAGAGCCAAGCAATTTAAGAAGCGGTATACCGGTTAAGCCCCTGGGGAATATAATCAGGGTTGCCGCCATGATGAACAGCGGAATGCCCATCCTGTATCCTAAAACCCATGCTCCAAATTGTTTAGATAGTAGATAAACACCGGCATATTCCGTCATACCGATGACAAATCCACCCAGGATACCGCCATAGATACTGCCAAGCCCACCAAGAATTGCACCGGCAAACATCAGGGGAATCGTAAACATACCCATAACCGGGGTTCCTGTCATCGCCATCGACATAAATGAACCACCAAGGCCGGCCATGGATCCGCTAATAATCCAGGATACCAGGT
Coding sequences within it:
- a CDS encoding aminotransferase class V-fold PLP-dependent enzyme; the encoded protein is MINNHNLYFDNASTSWPKPEAVYRAAENYMRNAFGNPGRSGHTRTLESDRLIYNTRVAICELFKIPDPSRVVFALNATDALNIAIKGILEAGDHVLFTAMEHNSVLRPLGRLRNEQLITTTMVPCSPEGYPDLNSLEASYMSNTRLLIVNHASNVTGTIIPLKEMIESAHKRNIPVLVDAAQSAGTLNLDVSADDIDLLAFTGHKSLLGPTGTGGLYVKKGIELKPLREGGTGSQSESDLHPESMPERLEAGTLNSSGLSGLLEGIRFIDEIGIEKIRDHEVMIRSYMVEKLKKLDGLNIYGPEDSGLCSPVLSITIDNADCGEVGFILESSYGILCRTGLHCAPLAHQAIGTFPEGTIRLSPGYFTSKEDVDYLAGALKDIISLSTKS
- a CDS encoding sulfurtransferase TusA family protein, which codes for MSDMVDCRGLSCPEPVMMTRSALQQSSGEVVTVVVSNAVARDNVSRAAKSMGWQVTVDADGDDFILKITK
- a CDS encoding DUF3343 domain-containing protein, which codes for MASNCYITFPTTYFAIRAESLLKNGTFPFKMVPVPRVISSSCGTALRCSCEAISEIRQYLLQNSLELEGFYRLEEFGLQTPTIEKLTYRTES
- the yedF gene encoding sulfurtransferase-like selenium metabolism protein YedF — encoded protein: MKSIDCRGLNCPEPVIRTKKAISEEPLKGLVVLVDNETARENVLRYARNRGKKADWQEKSGYYEVTIQSDPNIDSKPDKPEDILKTDVKPVLFIGTNELGSGSTELGQLLMRNFIYTLTQREELPQAIVFMNSGVRLSIESSPVSEELKELEAKGVIILVCGTCLDYYQLKEEHRAGQVSNMYDISDLLLNAGKVISI
- a CDS encoding EamA family transporter; the encoded protein is MVTALLEGKLLTRNRAIISVAIAAAFWSTSGLFIKLIDLSPLTIAGTRSLIAALLMITLINKKLRFRWSFPQIAGAVAYSVTVITFVTATKLTTAANAILLQYTVPVFTALLGAWLLREAVSRIDWIIITLVVGGMALFFFDKLTTGGFWGNVLAIISAGTFAFMIIFLRMQKKESPTETIILGNIITALICAPFIFQDPPTGSSWLPLFYLGIFQLGLPFVLYSTAIKYVTALDAVLVQTIEPLLNPIWVFLIIGEAPGKWAILGGIVVISTVTIRNIFFSRKEVKETPIAS
- a CDS encoding branched-chain amino acid ABC transporter permease; translated protein: MTNENYFQKLFKNTAYLNIIIVVTIIVVLLAVLLQSRGISIIWTIFIDFAIFAIITMSLNLEVGYAGVSQFGRVAAVIAGAFAVGALPGRIVAGFLGMPSGANYASDTVNFRLVPEITELLANSWLYSIGFLLLCIVIAGISGATLGWLISRPAIRLKEAYLGISLLAFGDFLMWVGHNWKIIVGGSTPVHVPDPFRLFGGDRFATTVIVIFVIAFVVYVYIQRLIKSPFGRNMRMIRDNDVSAAAAGLDVVKVRTQVLVIGSTLAAIAGGLYVIYTGSVAAIGFTRLTFTFWPWAFMMLGGIGSNVGVLLGVFLLTILRTMIVIFRSQWFGFLLAVGIDPLWLEYTLMGLVIMGVILFLPHGLVPEKVEPMLPASQVRKVLEKRQAAAS